In Dysidea avara chromosome 6, odDysAvar1.4, whole genome shotgun sequence, the genomic stretch CTGTTCAGGCAACTCCAAGAGAGCCATAGACAATAGATGGGATCTGGTTGGTGACCTGGTCAGGAAACCCTAGTACAATCGTGACTTTGTATGTGTACAGTGTAAACTCTGTTGTTGGTTAACTAAGGGAACCCTGACCCTGCCTTATACACAGTCAGGGACACCATTAACCACACTACACGTACATGTCCTACATTATGTGTGTGGTTGTACGTTGTTTAGTTTGGTCTCACATCACTAACATCGTGTTATTTATTTGTGTACTCCATGACCTCAGTCAGTAAGACCATCTCATTATTGAGGCCATATATTTTGGTGCCATTGGTGGTATTAGTGAGGATTCAGCAACTGCTTACCTGTCATGTTTACTTGTGCTGGCTGCACTTTAGGAAACTGTATTATGGTGATAGCATACTTTAATGCCTCAGTCTAAACTGATAGCCCTAAGCTATTAAAGTTTTACAACTTAGACTATACTATTATAGTTTTGTTTAACAGATTAATAATTGAAATACTATTTTAGTAGGGTTCTCTTTATataatagtgtgtgtgtgtgtttatttgcACCGAAACTATATAATTCCATCACCCTTAGGTGAATCAATATTAATGGCTTAGAGGTCTTCTATTTCTTAGTATGGAGACTAGTCAAGTGTCGCTTGGTCTACGCTTGGCTTCTTTCCATTCTGAAGCCATATTTTTAGTGCCTGCCATATGGTCAATTATATTACAATGTATGACTTCATATAATGCTTGGGGTTCAGACAATGTCTTATAAATAATTGTTATTAATTTAGCACTTTAAACTGTGTAAACACAAACTACTTGTAGATGTAGCGTGATTTATTTAAAGGTGTGATTACAGCACACACCCATTTTATTCCTCTGTGCTGAATGATTGTTACGTCACTCATGTCTTTTTCTTACAGTTGGAGCGACTGATCGAGAAGAATTACTATCTTCATAACTCTGCCAAAGATGGCTACCAGTCTTACCTCAAGGCATACGCGTCACACTCACTGAAGAGCGTGTTTAACGTGGAGAATTTGGACTTACAGAAAGTGGCAAAGGCGTATGGATTCTTGGTACCACCAAGTGTGACATTGCGTATCCTTGGCAACATTATAATGGCACTAGCTTAGTGTCACTCCATATATGAAATTGTCTCATTTATAACTAATCAGTTTATaagtgatgtcataaaacatgCTGTAGAAAAACCCATCAATTTTAAGACTTAGGACCATAGCATTATTCATATTAGAGAGGTGTCCTGGGGGGGGCTGAATGAATGTATGTAGCAACATTATTAATACATGGACAAGTCCTGATTATCATCTCCATTGATTTCAAGGTGTCCTTTTTGATGATTTCATTTGGTATAATATTCATGAGTTGCTGATATCATCTTTTACAAGTAATCCTTGACTTCCACGTAAACAGCTGTGCATAGTTCAAGGTCACATTCTACCAAGACCTTCGGTCACAAGAAAAGACCTTTCCACCATGGACAAAAACGACACTCGAAACAGTTTCAAAGAatttaaaaataacaatttttattgTTATAACATTTCAATATTGCACATTTggtacaaaaacaaattataatACATCCAATATAAAGAGATTATACTACAGAACATGTATACACATTTTTAGCCTTCTGTGAGGGGATAATAACACTGTAAttgatatacaaatacaattatGTACATTTTTTTCGATAAGGAGTACATTCAATATAAGTCACAaaatttaaaacaaaaaaaatacatTTTGAAGCAATGACAATAATATAGGCTTGCTCAATTTTTTTTCAAACAGAAAATCTGAAAACATTTTTATATTGATTCACGATTCTTTTATACAACCTAGTAATTGTATTATATCAGCTAGGCTTACTTATTGTACAGTCTTTAGGCATTCCCACTGTTTGAGTTGCTTGCAACTGCAGCGGATGTGATGAAAAATGGAGAGATGGGTGTCACATAGGATCCAGGTGGCGTGGACACTCGTGCAGGAACACCATAGCTGTAGGAAACACCATTTGATTGTGTAGTGCTAGGGCTTTGGAGGTAGCCTCCACTGCTGTTTTTTCTTGCATGGGTTCGGTACGTAGTTGGAACAATAGTGATCAAACCATTCCGGTAAAGGTGAATAGTTCTTAAGGTCATCACCATGTTCTCAAAGTTGTTTCTTACTGAATTGTCCAGAACGTGAATGCTTGACTTGCGAATCACGCTCAACAAATAATTGAGAAAGTAGAGACCTTTGGTGACCTCAGCATAGCTGTAATGGAAATTGAAATACTTTTGTAGCTCAGAGCTCTGACGACTTGGGTCAGAAAAATCAATAAAAAATCGTGTACACATTGTTCTTTCCTGTGTATCCATTTCTTCGCTGTTGTATGGCTTGTATTGAGCAGTAAGTAAATTGCAATACTTGAAGAGGCCACCACCTCTAATTTCCTCAGGACTTTTTGTTCTGATCAACCTGTTGTTTAAGTGAAATTCAGCATCAGAGTAGTTGCCATAAGCAGAAAACGCTTGCACTGTGGGAAAAAACGTTGACTTTAACTCAACGGTGCCATCTTGAATACAATCCAATCCCTCTAGCTGGAAGTAGGAATCAAGGAAGATTTGAAATGAATCAGTGGAAAATCGGTACTGGCGATTCATTTGGTCTACAAACTTGAAATCCAGGCCACACAAATTCTCACTATCCAAACTGTCACTCTGTAAACTGTCACTGTGCAGGGAGATCAAAGACCATCTGTCGCCATTTGGATGTCCAGTATTGACCTTGACCTGTTTGTGAACATAAGCATCTTCCAAAGCACAAGTGGATATCTGGTCTGTGGAATACCACTCTGGAAAGAAATCTAACAAGGACTGGAGAACATGCTCTCTGATAAAGTGGAAGTCTCTTTCTCCTTTTATTGTAACATGAAAAATCAAGTCTAAGTCTTTGTAATGTACAGTGGTCTGTTTGTCATCAGCGATACAATAGCTTGCAGCGCTGCCGTTCAATAAGATGTTATGAACGGCAATGTTGTTGTTAATTAGCTTCTCTTTTATTGTCTTCACCATTTGGACGGGTGTGACCATTAGAGCTGGAAAGTTGTTTCTTTGGCAATTTATTTCAACCGCTCGCTTTAGAACTCCGTCTAGCTTCGTAATTTGAGTAAAGGTCAAAGCTTGCGTAGCAGTGCTGTCCATGGTACAATCACCTGATGTCGCTAACTGGGCCGGGCAATCCATTCTTTGCAGCTATCTGGGGGGTTCTCCTTGAATCTGTACCAGCAAGTAAAGGAATAAAATATAACAGCGGCACAGATAaccgtacacacacacacaatcgcatttgcaataaaaataaaacattaATAGACACGCGGGTCTTTTAAATCTCCTTGGCGGAACAAAGCTAACATTGAAAATATACCTGACGTTGCAGAAACTAAAGTCAGGAAACAAACTGTGAGGTAAGCGTACACTTTTCAACGATGTATGAAAGGAAAAATTCCCCATTCACACTATGCATGAATAAagatataataacttacttgcTTTTGAAAAGAAACTTTGATGCCAAGTAGAACACTGCTCTTTTCCAATACGAAACAAGGCAGCACTTCTTCAACTGATGAAACTCACAGAAAAGCAGATATAACGGAGATCGACCCGAGAAAGAAACTGACGGCGCAACAATGGAAAGCAAAGTCCGGTGATTACCGTGTACTATCGCTGACCTTTATTAATTCCTACAATTTTAATAAATGTTACTATAGAAATGGGCTGTGCCTATTGACGTCATAAGATTAGCAGAAAGTCGCGAATTGCGCGAAATGGACTCGAAGCTGTTTTTAGAAATAAGGCGCACTATCGGGATAATTCAAGTTTATATTTCCGTACGTGAAAAGATCGTGGTGAAAATAAAGCAAGACAGAATAGAAATTGCAGGCGAAGATGGCGCTGCAAAGAAGCAGCATGGCTTGCTGGGCTACAAAGTCCTTCCCAACTCTTGCAAGAACTTAAGATATGTTGCAGGCGAAGGGCTACATTTCAGACTAACTCTTGAAGAAAAAAATATTTCTCAGAAAGGAGAAGTATTTCCTCTGGAACATCTTAATAAAGTTACCCAGTATGACGCAGATTATTTATGTCAACAAGTTCCCCCTGGCAATGAAGTATTGTTCATTTGTGCTACTTGTGGTCACATCGTCACACATTCGTTAATGTGAGTGTGTGTCATAGTATTTGTATAGTGGTAGGAATTTATGCATTGTTTGCTTTAATGTGGTCAATTTATTGGTCAATGGTGTAACGTCATTGGCTATCGTGTTTCACTTTCTGTTTTTGTGTGCTTGGAGCAGTGTCTGCAATAAAAGGAGCAGCGTTCGCAATAAATGTAACCCTGATGCTGTTTCAACCTAGCTTACGCCTCATACTTCAAAGAATGTTTATTACCAATAAGGCGTAATAAACACAAAAATGTGTAAATTCTAACCTTAATATATAAATGTTAGGGAGGAAGAAAATAACTAGAAAGGATAGTTGTGTGGTATTTGATAATTTTATTGCATTATTTAATACGTTGACATGTGATGGCTTTTGTTACATGTAATTTATCTGAGATTAAGGTATGAGCTTTTAAGTgactatcaattatcatcataATGAACAGACACCTTTTCTTAGCTTACTAATGAATTATTCCCATAAGAGTGCCAGAAGGCCTGTAAGGAGCAAATGGCCTAATGATACAGAACATCACTCATCTCCTTTTGATGGATGCTGAGTGGAACACTGCACTTCTCCAATATGAAGCAAGGCAGCATTTATTCAACTGATGCAAAAAAAGCAGATATCATGGAGTACCCGAAAAATGAGCTGACAATGCTACAATTTAACACACGAAATGAACTCAGCAGCTTTTAAAAATATAACACGGTATTGGGGTGGTTTAGCTTTATGCCTCCATGCATGAAAGGACCATGAAATGTAACACAACAGGATAGATACCGGAGACAAAGATGGCACTACAAGGATCAGCACAGCTTTCAAGGGTATATAAGAGCTTAAGACATGTGGCAGGTGAAGGGCTGCATTTCAGGCTATTTCCACAGGAACACTCCAATATGTGATGTAGATTATGTCAACAAGTTCCCTGGTCAACCAAGTATTGACTAGTTGTGCCTCTTACATCAACCAACATGTTAATCACAGACTGGATAGTGTAGGAATTTATGCATTGTATGTTTTTAATATGGTCAAATTATTGGTTAGTGGTTTACATTTATGGTACCATCTCTGTGttcctgagtgctgtatttaaAATAAACCTGATCCTTCTGTTACCCTTGCTTATACCTCAAACATCAAAGAATTTTTAGTACCAGTAGACACAAAATGTGTTAACGTTAACAGAAAGAGATGGACAATGGCTGTAACTCTGTGATAGGAACATTCATGCACACTTCTTGAGCTACATTAGTTTACTGCACAACGATCATTAATGTGCTGTGAAGTCTTTGTCCCTAGACTTGGCATGTGCCTTCAAACATTGACGTTTGAGTGTGATGGCCTTTTGTGGCGCATGAAGCACTGAAGCCACTGAATTTGCCACGTGAGATAATCTTACCAGTTATTAAGTTATCAAATATATCAGTTTTCATGTAATACACAGTTAGGTATACTTATCATCAATTGTACTATAATATTCCAATGCAGTCATCGCTATCTAGTCATCATTGTCTGGTTTACTGTATGCAGAAGACTGAGGTATTTAACCCACGGTGACCAAAGTGGTCTAATGTACTGAGCAGATACTAATAGTATCATGGGACAAGGTTGTCAACCAATCAAGCGAACAAGAAACCCTGGTATCAAGTTACTTGTAAACTGGATGAGAATTTATGAGCTTTTCTGTTTGGAAGAGTTTGTAGGTCTCAAGTAACTCTTTGCTGTTAGAATGTCAGACAAGTAAGCcacatattttctgtggtgaacCAGTTTGCAATCGAAGTACATACTTACATAATATGTTGACACATTTCCGACCATCAATGTTTTACTACTTGTTTAGTCACAAATGAATGTTGTTTGTCACTATTTACCTAATGTTATAATACAACAGCACCTAGCTTGTGTATGTTGTTAACCATTATATTGCAGAAATGAATTGCCATTTCTGAAATCAAGAAACTTTCATATTTCTCACTAGCTAGCTGTAGGAGCTTACAAGTGAAAATTCATGTAAGTGTCTCAGATCATGCAATCTTTATTCATCTGAATATTTCGAGGCTTATGCTGGTCTACACTTCTTCCCTTCTGTGTTTTCTACTTTGCTCGCTATACTGCACCACATAGTATGTGTGGCGACAGCTATCTTGCTTGTCTCTTAGTTGTGATGTCATTGGGTTTGGCGAGATAGGGTCTGCTAAATTACCATTGACAAAGTTGTGAATTTCCACTGTAATTTGGTGGATTTCATTACGTTGATATGGCTGAGTATAAGCTTGACCACAAAACTTCAAAACAAGACCGATACTAGCTGCTACTATATACTCCCGGCAAGAAAAACAAGAATCTATGGCGTGCAACTTTGTCAATGGTAATTCACCAGATTCTATCATGCTGACCAGCGATGTAAGAGGAGGCGAGATAGCAGACTGGTCATGTGAGACTATAGCAACTGATGCTACATTTGTTGATGAAACTGAGAAGGCCACTTTAAGTTAGCTATTTGTTGACAGCAAATTTAATATTGTAGCAATCTCTATTTTGAAAAGAATACATACTTGTGTTTGTGTATATCAGATGTCAGTatcttttaaaaatatattactGATTGATTGAGCCAATGTTTAATAGAACAGGATGTCTTGAGTGGTTTATTTTGTGAGCTAGTAAGGACAATAGTTGACATATTTAATGTTTACCAAACTGACAAGTATGTGTTTGTACATGAGCTACTTAAAATCAAATCTGTATCCTAAGTGGTTATTTTTCCACTTCAAAATTGGCTCCACACTGCACACCTCAGATTCGTGTTAGATGAAAGACTTGGGGAGACATGAAATGCTATTCTCTTCACCGTATCCTTCCTACTACTGAAACCGAAGTGCTATGTTATATATTGGCCCATTTCTTTATGGAGGCCATATTTTTCCTTGTAAGTGGGTGACTCTAATGAGGCTTCATCACACTTATCAGGTGATCAATATAAAATAAGGCAACCCCAAGCAAGATTATGAAATATTGCATCACAATATACGTGGGTGGTATCATTGGGCTCAGTGTTTATTCCCAAATGCTTTATTGATTTTAATATTGAACTGTAAGGGAATTCAGCTTTTGTGTACGAATTCAAATTGAAATAAAAAGTCTTTTCCCTTTTAAAGTATGCAGTATTGCATAATTTAATTTATACTGATGGTTGCTATGGAGAACGGAGTACTCATGTGCCATTAAGCGTGGTGTAAACATGATGTCGAGTGACAAATGCAACTTAGTTCAAACCCCTTTTTTTCCAAGCCTTCTAGATAATTTACTGTAGGATGCTTTTCATTTTACTTGGGCTCCTAAGCTAGTGGTAAATACTACTTTGACTGGTAAAGTTCTTGCAATAACACAAATTGTATAGCCTTGATATGAGCATTCTCCCCATCTTAGAGGGATTCCGTGCCAAGAAGTAAGCACATGATCTAATCCAATAGAACTAATATGTATTGTATTTGCTATTGAATCTGACAGGTAATGAATATTGTTAGTGGTTTATATTATAACAGGGGCTCAGCCATGCACAGAATGGCTGCCTGAGTGGGGTTACTTTACAACTGAATATTATCATTACGTCAATGCTTTGTGGCTAATGCTAGTGAATGGGCAGCCTGTTCGCTGTGATATACCAATAGTCCACAATATAATTGATTGCTTTTCTGCCAATCTAACCACATCCTGCAAATCATGTTGCCAGATTTCTTTGTGCCATAAGTGTGTTGCTATGCAGTTTGATTAGGTCCAGCCTACTACTTGGTACTTGGGAAacaatgccaactgtccatatcTCACACTTCATTGTGGGACTTCGGGTTTCCACCTCATAATCCATACAGCTAGTCCTCCCGTTGGACACTAGTCCTATCCTGCAGAAAGATCTAGAGTGCCTGCTTATTGTGTGATAGTTGTTTATACTTTGTGTGTGCAAGTCATAGCTGATAACTCCACTGATCCCAACTATTTACTGAGTGGTTAAACATACATAGCACTGTATTTGAAGTCTGTCAGTCGTAAGTCAATAAATAATTAAGCACCATGAAGCAACTGTAAACAATCGTGAAGCAATACATTTTCTTGTGTAACACCTGATTTTGCCAACGATGTGATATGAAAAAGTGTGCAGCTGTTTAGCAAGGTAGCTTCCCCTGATTGACATGCAAATAAAGTGAGGTCATTGCATATGATAACAAagtaatgtatgtgtgtgtgtactttaaTGTGGGTGAGTTGGATTAGGTAAACTGTGACTGCTTTGTATCGTTAGTATAGAGGTCATCTGCCATCTGTGCATTGTAGTTCTGTTCCTGTGGAAAATAGTTTAGTGTGCATATTTATTGACTCTTCGTTTGAGAGTTATCCTTTATAGTAAGAAGGTGACAAATTGACCATCTTATGCTATTAAGTGACATGTACATCAATAGAAGCTGACAGGTGGGATGGGCAATCACTCACATGAATACTAGCTCCCACAACTCTTTCATTTTGAAGTGTTCCTTCTTTGAAATATGCGATCGTTATTGGACACATTAATGTTCATACTAATTATCATTATATAGTTAGACACTGGAGGACTTGTATGGCAGAGCTCTTAAGAGGTACATCTGGTGAATTCCTCCAAGGGCTTTGtgcatttgtaatagtgtcacCTAATTGAAGAacagtatactgtatgtgtaatacTTAGCAAAGTTGCCTTGAATGTTGAGTATGATAATGAACGTGGTAAATACACCTGTCATATTGGTTTAAGGAATTCATACATACCAGTGTATGCATGGAAAGTGTTACTAAGTGTCAGAGGATGTGTTGTATATACCATGGACAACCGTGTATTTGAGAGGACAAGCTTTCATAGAGTTTTAAGTTTCTGGTAAAACTTGAGTTAGTATATAATATGTGTACAATATAGTGATCGAATTGTTTATTTCAGGAATTTAGAAGGATGCACCATTCAACAAGCATCTGGGAGGGACACAACTGGTGTATATACGGCTACAAGCCCCACACGTATCACAACTAGTGGTTACATTCTTCCATTGGATGAGACTTTGTCTGGATATACAATGCAGTCCTGGTGATATGCATGTATCTGTGTATATGTAGCTAATTTTGCTGCTTGTAACACATTCATATGGGAGACACTGTATGATTTACAAATGTCAAATTTATTTATCATATGCAGCACATCTGTGGCTAAACAGATTCACAATACAGGTGCCATCTTGTCTCCTCTGTACATTTTCATTCAAAAGCAGTTAGTGATGTCATAAATATACCTAGGGCATATACTCCATTCACTGCCTCCAACTGATCGGTAATACTTGCCTAATGGAGGGTGAAGTTTGTTCTGCTTACCGTTTATACAGGTTTCAACACCAAAGCAGCCAACCTGAAGTGATGGGCTGAACAATCACCCACAATGTTCACCAA encodes the following:
- the LOC136258827 gene encoding terminal nucleotidyltransferase 5C-like, with the protein product MDCPAQLATSGDCTMDSTATQALTFTQITKLDGVLKRAVEINCQRNNFPALMVTPVQMVKTIKEKLINNNIAVHNILLNGSAASYCIADDKQTTVHYKDLDLIFHVTIKGERDFHFIREHVLQSLLDFFPEWYSTDQISTCALEDAYVHKQVKVNTGHPNGDRWSLISLHSDSLQSDSLDSENLCGLDFKFVDQMNRQYRFSTDSFQIFLDSYFQLEGLDCIQDGTVELKSTFFPTVQAFSAYGNYSDAEFHLNNRLIRTKSPEEIRGGGLFKYCNLLTAQYKPYNSEEMDTQERTMCTRFFIDFSDPSRQSSELQKYFNFHYSYAEVTKGLYFLNYLLSVIRKSSIHVLDNSVRNNFENMVMTLRTIHLYRNGLITIVPTTYRTHARKNSSGGYLQSPSTTQSNGVSYSYGVPARVSTPPGSYVTPISPFFITSAAVASNSNSGNA